A region from the Aphis gossypii isolate Hap1 chromosome 1, ASM2018417v2, whole genome shotgun sequence genome encodes:
- the LOC114123064 gene encoding DNA topoisomerase 3-beta-1, protein MKTALMVAEKPSLAASLANILSNGRSNSRKSMNSACPVHEWSGTLFGEPVIFKMTSVCGHVMTLDFNSKFNNWDKVDPEELFSCPTEKKEASPKLRIPAMLACEARGVDFLILWLDCDKEGENICFEVIDAVKSSMKRSGEVNRIWRAKFSAITAKDIKGAMERLDFPNRNEAMSVDARQELDLRIGCSFTRFQTKYFQGKYGDLDSSLISYGPCQTPTLGFCVQRHDEIRRFKPEPYWVIQVTIQSKDGQDVVLNWEKGRCFERDASNSLLQALKKQQIATVVSITQQEKSKQRPLALNSVELMRAASTGLGMGPHHAMQLAERLYTQGYISYPRTETSHYSDNFELLGALRTLQKSNEWGQEIRQVLNNGLTRPRNGKDCGDHPPITPTMLASRNELDGDSWKLYDFIVRHFVATISKDCKYYSKTVTFKIGSEMFTYNWRTLIDAGFTAITPWKALPKNELAVNFERDEKLNIKDARLTDHMTSPPGYLTESELISMMEKHGIGTDASIPVHINNISQRNYVTVAAGRRLVPTNLGIVLVHGYQKIDKQLVEPTMRSTIEDQLNLIAKGEANYDRVLRQTIEAFRQKYLYFVKSIEAMDSLFEVSFTTLAATGKALSRCGKCRRYMKLIIAKPSRLHCSHCDETYNLPQNGNIRIYKELKCPLDDFELVTWSTGNKGRSYPLCPYCYNQPAFRDMKKHSGCNLCLHPTCPQGFYVNGIASCLQCDNGVLVLDPSSGPKWKVGCNKCDVIFHLFEDAHKITVEESKECDCGAQLLKIEYKEERTRLPRDLIEMTGCLFCCEEFGYLVEKFRAQASKPVFNSRQGRGKAKHKGKGKPKPPKDKMAQLASYFV, encoded by the exons ATGAAGACTGCTCTGATGGTGGCGGAAAAACCTTCTCTGGCTGCTTCACTAGCCAACATATTGAGTAATGGACGCAGTAATTCGAGAAAAA GTATGAATTCTGCATGTCCTGTGCATGAATGGTCCGGAACACTTTTTGGGGAACCAGTGATCTTTAAAATGACATCTGTTTGTGGACATGTTATGACTTTAGATTTCAatagtaaattcaataattgggATAAAGTTGATCCA gaaGAACTTTTCTCTTGCCCAACggaaaaaaaagaagcatcTCCTAAGTTGCGTATTCCAGCAATGTTAGCATGTGAAGCACGTGGAGTagactttttaatattgtggTTAGATTGTGATAAAGAAGGTGAAAATATTTGCTTTGAAGTTATTGATGCTGTTAAAAGTTCTATGAAGCGTTCTGGTGAAGTTAAT agGATTTGGAGAGCAAAATTTTCAGCGATTACCGCCAAAGATATTAAAGGGGCTATGGAACGATTAGATTTTCCAAATCGTAATGAAGCAATGAGTGTTGATGCCAGACAAGAACTCGATCTTCGTATTGGCTGTTCATTCACTCGTTttcaaactaaatattttcaa gGAAAATATGGTGATTTGGATTCCTCATTAATATCGTATGGCCCATGTCAAACACCAACATTAGGTTTTTGTGTTCAACGACATGATGAAATTCGAAGATTCAAACCTGAACCTTATTGGGTCATACAA GTTACAATTCAATCAAAGGATGGGCAAGATGTAGTTCTTAATTGGGAAAAGGGTCGATGTTTTGAACGTGATGCTTCAAACAGCTTGCTTCAAGCATTGAAAAAACAGCAAATTGCaac tgttgTCTCTATAACTCAAcaagaaaaatcaaaacaacgTCCTTTAGCTTTGAATTCAGTGGAGCTTATGCGAGCCGCAAGTACTGGACTGGGAATGGGTCCCCATCATGCAATGCAATTAGCTGAACGTCTTTATACCCAAGGTTACATTAGCTATCCCAGAACAGAAACCTCTCATTATTcagataattttgaattgct AGGTGCTTTGAGAACACTCCAAAAAAGCAACGAATGGGGTCAAGAAATACGTCAAGTACTTAATAATGGTTTAACTAGGCCTAGAAATGGTAAAGACTGTGGTGATCATCCTCCTATTACACCTACCATGTTAGCATCTCGTAATGAATTAGATGGAGACTCTTGGAAACTATATGATTTCATTGTTCGACATTTTGTTGCTACAATATCAaaagattgtaaatattactcTAAAACTGTCACTTTTAAAATTGGATCAGAAATGTTCACTTATAACTGGCGAACCTTGATTGATGCCGGATTTACTGCCATTACACCATGGAAAGCATTACCTAAAAATGAATTGGCAGTTAATTTTGAACGTGATGAAAAGCTTAATATAAAAGAT gCTAGACTTACAGATCATATGACCAGTCCTCCGGGATATCTTACAGAGTCTGAACTCATATCAATGATGGAAAAACATGGGATTGGAACTGATGCATCTATTCCTGTTCATATTAACAACATATCACAACGTAATTATGTAACTGTTGCGGCTGGACGAAGACTTGTACCTACAAATTTGGGTATAGTTTTGGTGCATGGATATCAAAAg ATTGATAAACAATTAGTTGAACCAACTATGCGTTCTACCATTGAAGACCAGTTGAATCTTATAGCTAAAGGAGAAGCAAATTATGATCGTGTTCTTAGGCAGACTATTGAGGCTTTTCGacaaaagtatttatactttGTTAAGTCTATTGAAGCTATGGATTCTTTGTTTGAAGTTTCATTCACTACTTTAGCTGCTACAGGAAAGGCACTTTCAAG atgtgGAAAATGTCGACGTTACATGAAACTAATCATAGCAAAACCATCTCGATTGCATTGTTCACATTGTGATGAAACATATAATTTGCCCCAAAATGgaaatataagaatttataaa GAACTTAAATGTCCATTAGATGACTTTGAGTTAGTTACTTGGTCAACTGGAAATAAAGGCCGTAGCTACCCATTATGTccatattgttataatcagCCAGCATTCAGAGATATGAAAAAACATAGTGGCTGTAATCTGTGTCTTCACCCAACTTGTCCACAAGGATTTTATGTCAATGGTATTGCTAGTTGTTTACAATGTGATAACGGAGTTTTAGTATTAGACCCATCATCTGGGCCTAAGTGGAAGGTTGGCTGTAATAAGTGTGATGTTATATTCCACTTGTTTGAGGATGCACATAAAATCACTGTAGAAGAGAGTAAGGAATGCGATTGTGGAGCTCAGCTTCTGAAAATTGAGTATAAAGag gaACGCACTCGATTGCCTCGTGATCTTATTGAAATGACTGGTTGCTTATTTTGCTGTGAAGAGTTTGGATATTTAGTTGAGAAATTTAGAGCTCAAGCATCTAAGCCAGTGTTTAATAGTCGCCAGGGTCGAGGGAAAGCTAAACATAAGGGTAAAGGTAAACCAAAACCGCCTAAAGATAAAATGGCACAGTTGGCATCTTATTTTGTATAA